From Sardina pilchardus chromosome 9, fSarPil1.1, whole genome shotgun sequence, a single genomic window includes:
- the LOC134092584 gene encoding cytochrome c oxidase subunit NDUFA4, whose translation MIRTMLQHAKKHPGLIPQFCFLLLGMTGASLYLVRLARGPHVTWNKTSNPEPWNKLDPTYQYKLVAVTTDYKSLKKEGPDF comes from the exons ATGATTCGAACAATGCTTCAGCATGCAAAGAAGCACCCTGGG CTCATACCCCAGTTCTGCTTCCTCTTGCTGGGCATGACTGGAGCCAGCCTCTACCTCGTCCGTCTGGCCAGGGGACCGCACGTCAC CTGGAACAAGACAAGCAACCCAGAGCCCTGGAACAAGCTCGACCCCACCTATCAGTACAAG TTGGTGGCTGTCACCACTGACTACAAGAGTCTGAAGAAGGAAGGGCCTGACTTTTAA